A single window of Bordetella genomosp. 11 DNA harbors:
- a CDS encoding flagellar basal body rod protein FlgF gives MDRVIYTAMNGAVRINEQQAVLTNNMANVNTPGFRAQMSMYRSVPVNDGTSLPTRVSTVAATPRNDFTPGVMDATGRDLDVAVTGDGWIAVQTPQGEAYTRAGDLQVGVNGLLQTAQGMPVLSNQNGPIDVPPNATLTIATDGTITAIGAGDPPNTILNLGTIKLVSPPLASLVHGDDGVFRRVAANGQPAPPMPADPTLRVMPGVLEGSNANAASSMVGMIENSRRFEMQMQVIRDAQTNEDKANSLLSVG, from the coding sequence ATGGACCGAGTCATTTACACCGCGATGAACGGCGCTGTCCGGATCAACGAACAGCAGGCCGTTCTGACCAACAACATGGCGAACGTCAATACGCCCGGTTTCCGGGCGCAGATGTCGATGTACCGCTCCGTGCCCGTCAACGACGGGACCAGCCTGCCGACCCGGGTTTCGACGGTCGCCGCCACGCCGCGCAACGATTTCACGCCCGGCGTGATGGATGCGACCGGACGCGATCTGGATGTGGCCGTTACGGGAGACGGCTGGATCGCGGTGCAGACGCCGCAGGGCGAAGCCTATACCCGCGCGGGCGACCTGCAGGTGGGCGTCAACGGCCTGCTGCAAACCGCGCAGGGCATGCCTGTGCTGTCGAACCAGAACGGTCCCATCGATGTGCCGCCCAACGCGACGCTGACCATCGCCACGGACGGCACGATCACCGCCATCGGCGCGGGCGATCCGCCCAACACCATTCTGAACCTGGGGACGATCAAGCTGGTCAGTCCGCCGCTGGCCTCTTTGGTGCATGGCGACGACGGCGTCTTTCGCCGGGTCGCCGCCAACGGCCAGCCGGCGCCGCCGATGCCGGCCGACCCGACGCTGCGCGTCATGCCCGGCGTGCTGGAGGGCAGCAATGCCAACGCCGCGTCGTCCATGGTCGGCATGATCGAAAATTCGCGCCGTTTTGAAATGCAGATGCAGGTCATCCGCGACGCACAGACCAACGAAGACAAGGCCAACTCCTTGCTTTCGGTGGGTTGA
- the flgJ gene encoding flagellar assembly peptidoglycan hydrolase FlgJ yields MALGSSLTTGAGQPSIFDFGSLSSLHHDVTSQPASAEKQAEVARQFEAVYIQMLLKQMRQATMKSGLFDSNESQMVQSMADEQLALQLANPGIGLAQSLLKQMQANQPAGGDGTQDGAQDGGQAMKPLDLAARTVSSGSSNPEVAALLRVLRRGGASDRALAASEGAPDHVVDFVAQMAPAAKAAERQSGVPARLILGQAALESGWGQREIRYPDGRTSYNLFGIKAGDSWKGKTVNVLTTEYENGSPRKVVQAFRAYNSYQESFADYARLVGSNPRYDAVADARDEIDAARRIQAAGYATDPRYADKLIGVMGQLQGAAARGRAPDGTSFGGQAELSGTDFEGAGDP; encoded by the coding sequence ATGGCTCTGGGCTCATCCCTTACCACGGGCGCCGGCCAGCCTTCGATTTTCGATTTCGGCTCGCTGTCCAGCCTGCATCACGACGTGACGAGCCAGCCGGCCTCGGCGGAGAAACAGGCCGAGGTCGCGCGCCAGTTCGAGGCCGTATATATCCAGATGCTGCTCAAGCAGATGCGGCAGGCCACTATGAAAAGCGGCCTGTTCGATTCGAACGAGTCGCAGATGGTGCAGTCGATGGCGGACGAGCAGTTGGCCCTGCAACTGGCGAATCCCGGCATCGGGCTGGCGCAATCCCTGTTGAAGCAGATGCAGGCGAACCAGCCGGCCGGCGGGGATGGCACCCAGGATGGCGCGCAGGATGGCGGGCAGGCGATGAAGCCGCTGGACCTGGCCGCGCGCACGGTCTCGTCCGGTTCGTCGAACCCCGAAGTCGCGGCGCTGCTGCGGGTGTTGCGCCGGGGCGGGGCCTCGGACCGCGCCCTTGCCGCCTCCGAAGGCGCGCCCGACCACGTGGTGGACTTCGTGGCGCAGATGGCCCCCGCCGCCAAGGCCGCGGAACGCCAGAGCGGCGTGCCGGCCCGGCTGATCCTGGGGCAGGCCGCCCTGGAGTCCGGCTGGGGGCAGCGCGAGATCCGCTATCCCGACGGCCGCACCAGCTACAACCTGTTCGGCATCAAGGCCGGCGATAGCTGGAAGGGCAAGACGGTCAATGTGCTGACCACCGAATACGAGAACGGCTCGCCCCGCAAGGTCGTGCAGGCTTTCCGGGCCTATAACTCCTATCAGGAGTCCTTCGCCGATTACGCCCGCCTGGTCGGCAGCAATCCCCGATACGACGCGGTGGCCGACGCCCGCGACGAGATCGATGCGGCGCGCCGCATCCAGGCGGCCGGCTATGCCACCGATCCGCGCTATGCCGACAAGCTGATCGGCGTCATGGGTCAGCTGCAGGGTGCGGCGGCCCGCGGCAGGGCGCCGGACGGCACTTCCTTCGGCGGCCAGGCGGAGCTATCGGGGACGGACTTCGAAGGCGCGGGGGATCCCTAG
- a CDS encoding flagellar basal body L-ring protein FlgH encodes MGACLLVLLTGVAGCALVPPEPVVLGPTTAVPPPPPVPTPAPDGSIYQPTVYGNYPLFEDRRPRNVGDVVTVMLEERTAAAKNVATNTTRTSSTDNSIAASPGFMSSWFNAKLDTNTSGSNVNKGAGDSTANNTFTGVLTTTVVGVLPNGNLQVAGEKQIAINRGSEYIRFSGVVDPRSVTGANTVSSTQVADARIEYRSKGVMDEVQTMGWLQRFFLIANPF; translated from the coding sequence GTGGGGGCTTGCCTGCTGGTTCTGCTGACCGGCGTGGCCGGCTGTGCGCTGGTGCCGCCCGAACCGGTCGTGCTGGGCCCGACCACCGCCGTGCCGCCCCCGCCGCCGGTCCCGACGCCGGCACCGGATGGGTCCATCTACCAGCCGACGGTCTATGGGAACTATCCGCTGTTCGAGGATCGCCGTCCGCGCAACGTGGGGGACGTGGTAACCGTCATGCTGGAGGAAAGGACCGCCGCCGCCAAGAACGTGGCCACCAATACCACCCGCACGTCCAGCACCGACAATTCCATCGCGGCGTCGCCCGGGTTCATGAGCAGCTGGTTCAATGCCAAGCTGGACACCAATACGTCGGGTTCCAACGTCAACAAGGGCGCTGGCGACAGTACCGCCAACAACACGTTCACGGGTGTCCTGACGACCACCGTGGTCGGCGTGCTGCCCAACGGCAACCTGCAGGTCGCGGGGGAAAAACAGATCGCCATCAACCGGGGCAGCGAATACATCCGCTTTTCCGGCGTGGTGGACCCGCGTTCCGTGACGGGCGCGAATACCGTGTCCTCCACCCAGGTCGCCGATGCGCGCATCGAATACCGCAGCAAGGGCGTGATGGACGAGGTCCAGACGATGGGCTGGCTGCAGCGCTTTTTCCTGATCGCCAATCCGTTCTGA
- the flgK gene encoding flagellar hook-associated protein FlgK, with the protein MSLYSLGLSGLNAAQAGLTTTGHNIDNSTTDGYNRQRVLTSTAGATATAAGFYGRGVQVDTVQRQYDSFLYKQLVGSQSSSSSYSTYLDQVSQIDNMMGNETVGISPALADFFASVNAVASNPADAATRQDLIGKGQALVSQINSAYQDLQTQRDGVNQQISQAVNSVNGYLNQINKLNQEIVIARGQGNGNAPNDLLDQRDQLLSQLSQTVGIRYTTQGDTVNISLESGQALLSGNTVYSLQAVPSAADPSRTVVAYNLPSGPNGATTPVELSDAKLTNGTLGGLLQFRTKALDVFQNQLGQMAAGLAVTFNTLHQQGIDLQGNAGGDFFSLASPTALTGAKNTGSGSLTADYTDASQLTASDYKITFDGTNYTVTRLSDNTAVTATPTGTPPTSLAFDGLTVNIAGTPAAGDTWTLQPTRNAARDLGMAITDPSRIAASSTTNPGSANGDNALALAQLQTTRNLSGNSLSVTDLFSQIVNNVGQQTADAKANDKAQSAVVSQRTANNASVSGVNLNEEYVNLSQYQEQYQAAAKIIDVASTVFDALLGLK; encoded by the coding sequence ATGAGTTTGTACAGCCTGGGCCTGAGCGGTCTGAACGCGGCGCAAGCGGGGTTAACCACCACCGGCCATAACATCGACAACTCCACGACCGACGGCTATAACCGCCAGCGCGTCCTGACGTCGACGGCCGGCGCGACGGCGACGGCGGCGGGCTTTTATGGGCGCGGCGTGCAGGTCGATACGGTCCAGCGCCAATACGACAGCTTTCTCTACAAGCAGTTGGTGGGGTCGCAGAGCTCCAGTTCGTCGTATTCGACCTACCTGGACCAGGTGAGTCAGATCGACAACATGATGGGCAACGAAACGGTGGGCATTTCGCCCGCCCTGGCGGATTTCTTCGCCAGCGTGAATGCCGTGGCCAGCAATCCGGCCGACGCGGCGACGCGCCAGGATCTGATCGGCAAAGGCCAGGCCCTGGTGTCGCAAATCAATTCCGCCTACCAGGACCTGCAGACCCAGCGTGACGGCGTGAACCAGCAGATCAGCCAGGCGGTCAATTCCGTCAACGGCTACCTGAACCAGATCAACAAGTTGAACCAGGAGATCGTCATCGCCCGTGGCCAGGGCAACGGCAATGCTCCCAACGACCTGCTGGACCAACGCGACCAGTTGCTATCGCAACTGTCGCAGACGGTGGGCATCCGTTACACGACCCAGGGCGACACGGTCAATATTTCGCTGGAATCGGGGCAGGCGCTGTTGTCGGGCAACACGGTCTACTCGCTGCAGGCCGTGCCCTCGGCGGCCGATCCCTCGCGCACCGTTGTCGCGTACAACCTGCCGTCCGGACCGAACGGCGCGACCACGCCGGTCGAGCTGAGCGACGCCAAGCTGACCAACGGCACGCTGGGCGGCCTGCTGCAGTTCCGCACGAAGGCCCTGGATGTGTTCCAGAACCAGCTGGGCCAGATGGCCGCGGGGCTGGCCGTGACGTTCAACACGCTGCACCAGCAGGGGATAGACCTGCAGGGCAACGCGGGCGGCGATTTCTTTTCGCTGGCGTCGCCCACGGCCCTGACGGGCGCCAAGAACACCGGCTCGGGCTCGCTGACGGCGGACTACACCGACGCCAGCCAGCTGACGGCCAGCGATTACAAGATCACCTTCGACGGCACGAACTACACGGTGACGCGGCTGTCGGACAACACCGCCGTGACCGCCACGCCGACGGGCACGCCGCCCACGTCGCTGGCTTTCGACGGACTGACGGTGAACATCGCCGGCACGCCGGCGGCCGGCGACACCTGGACGCTGCAGCCGACCCGCAACGCCGCGCGCGACCTGGGCATGGCGATTACCGACCCGTCGAGGATCGCGGCGTCCAGCACGACCAATCCAGGCTCCGCCAACGGCGACAACGCCCTGGCGCTGGCGCAACTGCAGACCACGCGCAACCTGTCGGGCAATTCGCTCAGCGTGACCGATCTGTTCTCGCAGATCGTCAACAACGTCGGCCAGCAGACGGCCGATGCCAAGGCCAACGACAAGGCGCAGAGCGCGGTGGTGTCCCAGCGCACGGCGAATAACGCTTCGGTTTCCGGCGTGAACCTGAACGAAGAGTACGTGAATCTTTCGCAGTACCAGGAGCAGTACCAGGCGGCCGCCAAGATCATCGATGTCGCCAGTACGGTGTTCGATGCCTTGCTGGGCCTGAAGTAA
- the flgE gene encoding flagellar hook protein FlgE, giving the protein MGFGQGLSGLDAASQNLDVIGNNIANANTVGFKAATATFADIYATSRVGLGVKVASIDQRFTVGNITSTGGQYDLAIDGANGFFRLVDASGSISYSRNGQFGIDKNNNIVNAAGQQLTGYGPGGVGTAPIPLTLPTANIAPAATTSSGFTANLNANAAVIDPTATPFDPTNTATYTDSQPMTVYDSLGNSHQLTTYFAKRAGTGGPPATTSVYDVYYTLDGQAMAPTTATAATPPVWGGATQLTFDSSGRLTNTPPTVNLSFATPGGAGSPAAAMAITMDYTGTSQFGGDFKADFTPNGNTTGEFTNITFGKDGSIVANYSNGKTQSVGTVALANFNNVNGLQPIGDNNWSETSESGQAVLGQPGTNGLATLQGQAVEESNVNLSTELVNMIVAQRTYQANTNTIKTQDQVLQSLLAIQ; this is encoded by the coding sequence ATGGGTTTCGGACAAGGACTTAGCGGCCTGGATGCCGCGTCGCAGAATCTGGACGTGATCGGCAACAACATCGCCAACGCGAACACCGTCGGCTTCAAGGCTGCCACCGCCACGTTCGCCGACATTTACGCGACGTCGCGCGTCGGCCTGGGCGTGAAAGTGGCTTCCATCGACCAGCGCTTCACCGTGGGCAACATCACTTCCACCGGCGGGCAGTACGACCTGGCCATCGACGGCGCCAACGGCTTCTTCCGCCTGGTCGACGCCAGCGGCTCGATCAGCTATAGCCGCAATGGCCAGTTCGGCATCGACAAGAACAACAACATCGTCAACGCCGCCGGCCAGCAGCTGACCGGCTACGGCCCCGGCGGCGTCGGCACCGCGCCCATACCGCTGACGCTGCCGACCGCCAATATCGCGCCGGCCGCGACCACTTCGTCCGGCTTCACCGCCAACCTGAACGCCAATGCCGCCGTGATCGACCCGACGGCGACGCCGTTCGACCCTACCAATACGGCGACGTACACGGATTCGCAGCCGATGACGGTGTACGACTCGCTGGGCAATTCGCACCAGCTGACGACGTATTTCGCCAAGCGCGCGGGTACGGGCGGTCCGCCGGCAACCACCAGCGTGTATGACGTTTACTACACCTTGGATGGCCAGGCCATGGCCCCGACGACCGCGACCGCGGCCACGCCACCGGTGTGGGGCGGCGCGACGCAGCTGACGTTCGACAGCTCCGGCCGCCTGACGAATACGCCGCCCACGGTCAACCTGTCGTTCGCCACGCCCGGCGGCGCCGGATCGCCCGCCGCGGCCATGGCCATCACCATGGACTACACCGGTACCTCGCAGTTCGGCGGCGACTTCAAGGCCGATTTCACGCCGAACGGCAACACCACCGGCGAGTTCACCAACATCACGTTCGGCAAGGACGGCAGCATCGTCGCCAACTACAGCAACGGCAAGACGCAGAGCGTCGGTACCGTGGCGCTGGCCAACTTCAACAACGTCAATGGCCTGCAACCCATCGGCGACAACAACTGGAGCGAAACCTCCGAGTCCGGCCAGGCCGTGCTGGGGCAGCCGGGCACCAACGGCCTGGCGACCCTGCAGGGGCAGGCGGTGGAGGAATCCAACGTCAACCTCAGTACCGAACTGGTCAACATGATCGTGGCGCAGCGCACCTACCAGGCGAACACGAACACGATCAAGACGCAGGACCAGGTGCTGCAATCCCTGCTGGCCATCCAGTAA
- the flgG gene encoding flagellar basal-body rod protein FlgG, whose protein sequence is MLRSLWIAKTGLEGQQTSLDVISNNLANVNTNGFKRGRAVFQDLMYQTLRQPGAQVGDANQLPSGLQLGTGTRVAATERLHTEGNLTNTSDPMDIAIQGQGFLNVQLPDGTDAYTRDGALQVDQNGQLTTAGGLVIQPPINVPNNALSLTIGKDGTVSVTQPAAPGTNVQIGQLQLANFINPNGLQAIGDNLYLETDASGAPNIGQPTVDGLGSILQQYVETSNVNVAEELVNMITTQRAYEMNSKAVETSDQMLARLTQL, encoded by the coding sequence ATGCTACGTTCGCTCTGGATCGCCAAGACCGGCCTGGAAGGGCAGCAGACTTCGCTGGACGTCATTTCCAACAACCTGGCCAACGTCAATACCAACGGCTTCAAGCGTGGCCGCGCCGTGTTCCAGGATCTGATGTACCAGACCCTGCGCCAGCCCGGCGCCCAGGTCGGCGACGCCAACCAGCTGCCCTCCGGCCTGCAACTGGGTACCGGTACCCGCGTGGCGGCCACCGAGCGCCTGCATACGGAAGGCAACCTGACCAACACCAGCGACCCGATGGATATCGCCATCCAGGGCCAGGGTTTCCTTAACGTGCAATTGCCGGACGGCACCGACGCCTACACTCGCGACGGCGCATTGCAAGTGGACCAGAACGGACAGCTGACCACCGCCGGCGGCCTGGTCATCCAGCCGCCCATCAACGTGCCCAACAATGCCTTGTCCCTGACCATCGGCAAGGACGGCACCGTGTCCGTCACCCAGCCGGCCGCACCTGGCACCAATGTGCAGATCGGCCAATTGCAGTTGGCCAATTTCATCAATCCCAACGGTTTGCAGGCAATCGGCGATAACCTTTACCTGGAAACGGATGCATCCGGCGCGCCGAATATCGGCCAGCCGACGGTCGACGGCCTGGGCAGCATCCTGCAGCAGTACGTCGAGACCTCGAACGTCAATGTTGCCGAGGAGCTGGTGAATATGATCACCACCCAGCGCGCCTACGAAATGAACAGCAAGGCGGTCGAAACATCCGACCAGATGCTCGCCCGCCTGACCCAGCTTTGA
- a CDS encoding flagellar basal body P-ring protein FlgI codes for MTYLTAYLIPIRRLAGVLLAVVLVATAGAAHAERLKDLASIQGVRGNQLIGYGLVVGLDGTGDQVRQAPFTQQSVTNMLSQLGVTMPNNSNMQLKNVAAVMVTMNLPAFSRPGQTLDVVVSSMGNAKSLRGGTLLLTPMKGADGQVYALAQGNILVGGAGASAGGSSVQINQLNGGRISNGAVVERGVPTTFARNGNLFLELNELDFGTAQNVVTALNRHFGGAVSQVIDGRTVRVQAPTDPAAQAAFISQLENLQVTRAPASAKVIVNARTGSVVMNRTVMLEESAVAHGNLSVVVNQTNAVSQPNTPFGGGQTVVVPNTQIDVRQENGSLQHVRTSANLADVVRALNALGATPQDLLAILQAMQTAGALRAELEII; via the coding sequence ATGACGTATCTCACAGCCTATTTGATCCCGATCCGCCGCCTGGCGGGCGTGCTGCTGGCGGTCGTGCTGGTGGCAACGGCCGGCGCCGCGCATGCGGAGCGCCTGAAGGATCTGGCCTCCATCCAGGGCGTGCGTGGCAACCAGCTGATCGGCTATGGCCTGGTCGTGGGCCTGGACGGCACCGGCGACCAGGTACGCCAGGCGCCGTTCACGCAGCAAAGCGTCACCAACATGCTGTCGCAGTTGGGCGTGACCATGCCCAACAACAGCAATATGCAGTTGAAGAACGTCGCGGCGGTCATGGTTACCATGAACCTGCCGGCCTTTTCGCGGCCGGGGCAGACCCTCGATGTTGTCGTGTCGTCCATGGGCAATGCCAAGAGCCTGCGCGGGGGCACCCTGCTGCTGACCCCGATGAAAGGCGCGGACGGACAGGTCTACGCGCTGGCCCAGGGCAACATCCTGGTCGGCGGCGCGGGCGCTTCCGCGGGAGGCTCCAGCGTACAGATCAACCAGCTGAACGGCGGCCGGATCAGCAATGGCGCCGTGGTCGAGCGCGGCGTGCCGACGACCTTCGCGCGCAACGGCAACCTGTTCCTGGAATTGAACGAACTGGATTTCGGCACGGCGCAGAACGTCGTCACGGCCTTGAACCGGCATTTCGGCGGCGCGGTCTCCCAGGTCATCGACGGCAGGACGGTGCGGGTACAGGCGCCGACCGATCCCGCCGCCCAGGCAGCCTTCATTTCGCAATTGGAGAACCTGCAGGTCACGCGGGCGCCGGCCTCCGCCAAGGTCATCGTCAATGCCCGTACCGGTTCCGTGGTCATGAACCGCACCGTCATGCTCGAGGAATCCGCCGTCGCCCACGGGAACCTGTCGGTGGTGGTGAACCAGACCAACGCCGTGTCGCAGCCGAACACGCCGTTCGGTGGCGGCCAGACGGTGGTGGTGCCGAATACCCAGATCGACGTCCGCCAGGAAAACGGTTCGCTGCAGCACGTGCGCACCAGCGCCAACCTGGCCGATGTGGTCCGCGCGCTGAATGCGCTGGGCGCGACGCCGCAGGATCTGCTGGCCATCCTCCAGGCCATGCAGACCGCCGGCGCGCTGCGCGCCGAGCTGGAGATCATCTAA